A window from Macaca nemestrina isolate mMacNem1 chromosome 8, mMacNem.hap1, whole genome shotgun sequence encodes these proteins:
- the LOC105488462 gene encoding protein scribble homolog isoform X3 → MLKCIPLWRCNRHVESVDKRHCSLQAVPEEIYRYSRSLEELLLDANQLRELPKPFFRLLNLRKLGLSDNEIQRLPPEVANFMQLVELDVSRNDIPEIPESIKFCKALEIADFSGNPLSRLPDGFTQLRSLAHLALNDVSLQALPGDVGNLANLVTLELRENLLKSLPASLSFLVKLEQLDLGGNDLEVLPDTLGALPNLRELWLDRNQLSALPPELGNLRRLVCLDVSENRLEELPAELGGLVLLTDLLLSQNLLRRLPDGIGQLKQLSILKVDQNRLCEVTEAIGDCENLSELILTENLLMALPRSLGKLTKLTNLNVDRNHLETLPPEIGGCVALSVLSLRDNRLAVLPPELAHTAELHVLDVAGNRLQSLPFALTHLNLKALWLAENQAQPMLRFQTEDDARTGEKVLTCYLLPQQPPSSLEDAGQQGSLSESWSDAPPSRVSVIQFLEAPTGDEDAEEAAAEKRGLQRRATPHPSELKVMKRSIEGRRSEACPCQPDPGSPLSAEEEKRLSAESGLSEDSRPSASTVSEAEPEGPSAEARGGSRQEATSAGGEEDAEEDYEEPAVHFAEDALLPGDDRETEEGQPEAPWTLPGGRQRLIRKDTPHYKKHFKISKLPQPEAVVALLQGMQPDGEGPVAPGGWHNGPHAPWAPRAQKEEEEEEEGSPREEEEEEEEEESRAEEEASTEEEDKEGAVASAPSVKLTLTILRQTGGLGISIAGGKGSTPYKGDDEGIFISRVSEEGPAARAGVRVGDKLLEVNGVALQGAEHHEAVEALRGAGTAVQMRVWRERMVEPENAVTITPLRPEDDYSPRERRGGGLRLPLLPAESPGPLRQRHVACLARSERGLGFSIAGGKGSTPYRAGDAGIFISRIAEGGAAHRAGTLQVGDRVLSINGVDVTEARHDHAVSLLTAASPTIALLLEREAGGPLPPSPPPHSSSLPTAAVAITSTTTTSITTATPGEPGLPSLAPSLLAATLEGPYPVEEVRLPRAGGPLGLSIVGGSDHSSHPFGVQEPGVFISKVLPRGLAARSGLRVGDRILAVNGQDMRDATHQEAVSALLRPCLELSLLVRRDPAPPGLRELCIQKAPGERLGISIRGGARGHAGNPRDPTDEGIFISKVSPTGAAGRDGRLRVGLRLLEVNQQSLLGLTHGEAVQLLRGVGDTLTVLVCDGFDAGSSAALEVSPGVIANPFAAGISHRNSLESISSIDRELSPEGPGKEKEPPGQTLHWGPEATEATGRGLQPLKLDYRALAAVPSAGGVQRSSSQHTAMETAAAQPRPPHPVGTGTSPSLLTECLGRRLGYSQVPSGAAGAKMAEAPCSPSGQQGPPAAPLPAFCLGVLAPPTIGTSPNTLPCEGGGGSTHETQLSPSQPPSPPSPDELPVNVKQAYRAFAAVPTSHPPEDALAQPPTPGPAASPEQLSFRERQKYFELEVRVPQAEGPPKRVSLVGADDLRKMQEEEARKLQQKRAQMLRDVAEAGAEAGLALDGEALGEEEQEDEEPPWAGPSPSSRQSPASPPPLGSGAPVRTAKAERRHQERLRVQSPEPPVPERALSPAERRALEAEKRALWRAARMKSLEQDALRAQMVLSRSQEGRGMRGPLERLAEAPSPAPTPSPTPLEDLGPQTSTSPGRLPLSGKKFDYRAFAALPSSRPVYDIQSPDFAEELRSLEPSPSPGPQEEDGEVALVLLGRPAPGAVGPEDVALCSSRRPVRPGRRGLGPVPS, encoded by the exons ATGCTCAAGTGCATCCCGCTGTGGCGCTGCAACCGGCACGTGGAGTCGGTGGACAAGCGGCACTGCTCGCTGCAGGCCGTACCCGAGGAGATCTACCGCTACAGCCGCAGCCTGGAGGAGCTGCTGCTCGACGCCAATCAGCTGCGCGAGCTGCCCAAG CCCTTTTTCCGGCTGCTGAACTTGCGCAAGCTGGGCCTGAGCGACAACGAGATCCAGCGGTTACCTCCCGAGGTGGCCAACTTCATGCAGCTGGTGGAGCTGGACGTGTCCCGGAATG ATATCCCTGAGATCCCAGAGAGCATCAAGTTCTGCAAGGCTCTGGAGATCGCGGACTTCAGCGGGAACCCCCTTTCCAG GCTCCCCGATGGCTTCACTCAGCTGCGCAGCCTGGCTCACCTGGCCTTGAATGATGTGTCCTTGCAGGCACTGCCCGGGGACGTGGGCAA CCTCGCCAACCTGGTGACCCTGGAGCTCCGGGAGAACCTGCTCAAGTCCCTGCCAGC GTCCCTGTCTTTTCTGGTCAAGCTGGAACAGCTGGATCTGGGAGGCAACGACCTGGAAGTGCTG CCGGACACTCTGGGGGCTCTGCCTAATCTTCGGGAGCTGTGGCTTGACCGGAACCAGTTGTCAGCACTGCCCCCG GAGCTTGGGAACCTGCGGCGTCTGGTGTGCCTGGACGTGTCGGAAAACCGGCTGGAGGAGCTGCCTGCTGAGCTCGGCGGGCTGGTGCTGCTCACTGACCTGCTGCTGTCCCAGAACCTGCTGCGGCGGCTGCCCGACGGCATCG GTCAGCTGAAGCAGCTGTCCATCCTAAAGGTAGACCAGAACCGGCTGTGTGAGGTGACCGAGGCCATCGGGGACTGTGAGAACCTCTCAGAGCTGATCCTCACGGAGAACCTGCTGATG GCCCTGCCGCGCTCCCTGGGAAAGCTGACGAAGCTGACCAACCTCAACGTGGACCGGAACCACCTGGAGACACTGCCGCCCGAGATCGGGGGCTGCGTGGCACTCAGCGTCCTCTCCTTGAGGGACAACCGCCTGGCCGTCCTGCCGCCGGAGCTGGCCCACACGGCCGAGCTGCACGTGCTGGACGTGGCAGGGAACCG GCTGCAGAGTCTGCCGTTCGCGctcacccacctcaacctcaagGCCCTGTGGCTGGCGGAGAACCAGGCGCAGCCCATGCTGCGGTTCCAGACGGAGGATGACGCCCGGACTGGCGAGAAGGTGCTCACCTGCTACTTGCTGCCCCAGCAGCCTCCATCCAGCCTCG AGGATGCTGGGCAGCAGGGGAGCCTCTCGGAGAGCTGGAGTGACGCCCCCCCGAGCCGCGTCAGCGTCATCCAGTTCCTGGAGGCCCCCACAGGTGATGAGGATGCTGAGGAAGCTGCAGCCGAGAAGCGG GGCCTGCAGCGCCGGGCCACACCTCACCCCAGCGAGCTCAAGGTGATGAAGAGGAGCATCGAGGGGCGGCGGAGCGAGGCCTGCCCTTGCCAGCCAGACCCTGGGTCGCCCTTGTCTGCGGAGGAG GAGAAGCGGCTGAGTGCCGAGTCTGGCCTGAGTGAAGACTCTCGCCCGTCTGCCAGCACAGTCTCTGAGGCTGAGCCCGAGGGCCCATCGGCTGAGGCACGGGGTGGAAGCCGGCAGGAGGCCACGAGTGCTGGTGGGGAGGAAGACGCCGAAGAGGACTATGAGGAG CCTGCAGTGCATTTTGCGGAGGACGCACTGTTGCCCGGGGATGACCGGGAGACCGAGGAGGGGCAGCCTGAGGCCCCCTGGACCCTGCCGGGCGGGAGGCAGCGGCTCATCCGCAAGGACACGCCTCACTACAAAAAGCACTTCAAGATCTCCAAGCTGCCCCAGCCGGAGGCCGTTGTGGCCCTGCTGCAGGGCATGCAGCCCGATGGGGAGGGCCCTGTGGCTCCCGGGGGCTGGCACAATGGCCCCCACGCACCCTGGGCTCCTCGGgcccagaaggaggaggaggaggaggaagaaggtagtcctcgggaggaggaggaggaggaggaggaggaggaaagcagGGCTGAAGAGGAGGCCAGCACTGAGGAGGAGGACAAGGAGGGGGCCGTGGCTTCTGCGCCCTCTGTCAAG CTGACCCTCACCATCCTGCGGCAGACTGGGGGCCTGGGCATCAGCATTGCGGGCGGCAAGGGCTCCACACCCTATAAGGGGGACGACGAG GGCATATTCATCTCTCGGGTGTCCGAGGAAGGCCCTGCGGCCCGGGCTGGAGTCCGCGTGGGTGACAAGCTCTTGGAG GTGAATGGCGTGGCTCTGCAGGGCGCCGAGCACCATGAGGCCGTGGAGGCGCTCAGGGGGGCAGGCACTGCCGTGCAGATGCGAGTGTGGCGGGAGCGCATGGTGGAGCCTGAGAACGCGGTCACCATCACACCTCTGCGACCTGAGGACGACTACAGCCCCCGGGAGCGGCGGGGAGGGGGGCTGCGCCTGCCCCTGCTCCCAGCCGAGAGCCCTGGGCCCCTCCGTCAGCGCCACGTGGCCTGCCTGGCACGCAGTGAGAGGGGGCTGGGCTTCAGCATTGCTGGCGGGAAAGGCTCCACGCCATACCGGGCTGGTGATGCG GGCATCTTCATCTCCCGCATTGCCGAGGGCGGTGCTGCTCACCGTGCGGGTACACTGCAGGTTGGCGACCGTGTCCTCTCT ATTAATGGAGTGGACGTGACTGAGGCCAGGCATGACCACGCCGTCTCCCTGCTGACTGCTGCCTCCCCCACCATCGCCTTGCTGTTGGAGCGGGAGGCTGGGGGCCCTCTTCCTCCCAGTCCTCCGCCACATTCCTCCTCACTCCCCACCGCTGCTGTTGCcatcaccagcaccaccaccaccagcataACCACTGCCACCCCCGGGGAGCCTGGGTTGCCGAGCCTGGCCCCCAGCCTGCTGGCCGCCACCTTGGAAGGGCCATACCCAGTGGAG GAGGTCCGTCTGCCAAGAGCTGGGGGCCCTCTGGGGCTTAGCATTGTCGGAGGCTCCGACCATTCCAGCCACCCGTTTGGTGTCCAGGAGCCTGGTGTATTCATCTCCAAG GTGCTCCCGCGGGGCCTGGCCGCTCGCAGCGGCCTAAGAGTTGGGGACCGCATCCTGGCAGTGAACGGGCAAGACATGCGGGACGCCACGCACCAAGAAGCAGTCAGCGCCCTGCTCCGGCCCTGCCTGGAGCTGTCGCTGCTGGTGCGGAGGGACCCGGCGCCCCCGGGCCTACGGGAGCTGTGCATCCAGAAGGCGCCCGGGGAGAGGCTGGGCATCAGCATCCGCGGGGGTGCCAGGGGCCACGCCGGCAACCCCCGCGACCCCACAGACGAGGGCATCTTCATCTCCAAg GTGAGCCCCACAGGGGCGGCCGGGCGCGACGGTCGGCTGCGTGTGGGTTTGCGGCTGCTGGAGGTGAACCAGCAGAGCCTGCTGGGCCTGACGCACGGTGAGGCTGTGCAGCTGCTGCGTGGTGTGGGCGACACGCTCACCGTGCTGGTCTGCGACGGCTTCGACGCCGGCTCCTCGGCAGCCCTGGAG GTGTCCCCAGGTGTCATTGCCAACCCCTTTGCGGCGGGCATCAGCCACCGGAACAGCCTGGAGAGCATCTCTTCCATCGACCGGGAGCTGAGCCCCGAGGGCCCAGGCAAG GAGAAGGAGCCGCCTGGACAGACCCTGCACTGGGGGCCCGAGGCCACAGAAGCCACG GGTCGGGGTCTGCAGCCCCTGAAGCTGGACTACCGTGCCCTGGCTGCCGTGCCCAGCGCTGGTGGCGTGCAGAGG AGCTCCAGCCAGCACACTGCCATGGAGACAGCAGCTGCCCAGCCCAGGCCCCCGCATCCTGTGGGGACGGGGACGAGCCCCTCCTTGCTGACCGAGTGTCTGGGGCGTCGCCTGGGCTATAGTCAG GTACCGTCTGGAGCAGCTGGAGCGAAGATGGCCGAAGCCCCCTGCTCCCCTAGTGGCCAGCAG GGCCCACCTGCCGCACCCCTTCCTGCCTTTTGTCTGGGAGTCCTTGCCCCCCCCACTATTGGCACCTCGCCCAACACACTGCCATGTGAAGGTGGAGGTGGCAGCACCCATGAGACCCAGCTCAGCCCCTCACAG CCGCCTTCCCCGCCTTCCCCGGATGAGCTGCCCGTCAATGTGAAGCAGGCCTACAGGGCCTTCGCGGCCGTGCCCACTTCTCACCCTCCTGAGGACGCCCTCGCCCAG CCCCCCACGCCTGGACCTGCAGCCTCCCCGGAGCAACTGTCCTTCCGCGAGCGGCAGAAGTACTTCGAGCTGGAGGTGCGCGTGCCCCAAGCTGAGGGCCCTCCTAAGCGTGTGTCCCTGGTGGGTGCTGACGACCTGCGGAAGATGCaggaggaggaag CCAGAAAACTACAGCAGAAGAGAGCGCAGATGCTGCGGGACGTGGCAGAGGCTGGGGCCGAAGCGGGGCTCGCCCTGGACGGGGAGGCGCTGGgcgaggaggagcaggaggatgAGGAGCCACCTTGGGCCGGCCCGAGCCCCTCCTCAAG GCAGAGCCCCGCGTCCCCCCCACCCCTGGGAAGCGGCGCCCCGGTGCGGACGGCCAAGGCTGAGCGTCGCCACCAAGAACGGCTGCGTGTGCAGAGTCCGGAGCCACCAGTGCCCGAGCGCGCCCTGTCCCCTGCCGAACGCCGGgccctggaggctgagaagcGTGCACTGTGGAGGGCAGCCAG GATGAAGTCACTGGAACAGGACGCTCTCCGAGCACAGATGGTCCTCAGCAGGTCCCAGGAGGGCCGGGGCATGCGGGGGCCCCTGGAGCGACTGGCGGAGGCCCCTTCCCCTGCGCCCACCCCGTCGCCCACCCCTTTGGAAG ACCTTGGCCCCCAGACCAGCACCTCCCCGGGACGCCTG CCCTTGTCTGGAAAGAAGTTTGACTACAGGGCCTTTGCAGCCCTGCCTTCTTCCAGACCTGTCTATGACATCCAG TCGCCGGACTTTGCTGAGGAGTTGAGGTCCCTGGAACCATCTCCCAGCCCTG GCCCACAGGAGGAGGATGGAGAAGTGGCTCTGGTGCTTCTGGGCAGGCCCGCTCCTGGCGCCGTGGGCCCTGAAGATGTGGCGCTTTGCAGCAGCCGTCGCCCTGTAAGGCCTGGGCGCCGTGGCCTGGGCCCTGTGCCCTCCTAG
- the LOC105488462 gene encoding protein scribble homolog isoform X7, translating into MLKCIPLWRCNRHVESVDKRHCSLQAVPEEIYRYSRSLEELLLDANQLRELPKPFFRLLNLRKLGLSDNEIQRLPPEVANFMQLVELDVSRNDIPEIPESIKFCKALEIADFSGNPLSRLPDGFTQLRSLAHLALNDVSLQALPGDVGNLANLVTLELRENLLKSLPASLSFLVKLEQLDLGGNDLEVLPDTLGALPNLRELWLDRNQLSALPPELGNLRRLVCLDVSENRLEELPAELGGLVLLTDLLLSQNLLRRLPDGIGQLKQLSILKVDQNRLCEVTEAIGDCENLSELILTENLLMALPRSLGKLTKLTNLNVDRNHLETLPPEIGGCVALSVLSLRDNRLAVLPPELAHTAELHVLDVAGNRLQSLPFALTHLNLKALWLAENQAQPMLRFQTEDDARTGEKVLTCYLLPQQPPSSLEDAGQQGSLSESWSDAPPSRVSVIQFLEAPTGDEDAEEAAAEKRGLQRRATPHPSELKVMKRSIEGRRSEACPCQPDPGSPLSAEEEKRLSAESGLSEDSRPSASTVSEAEPEGPSAEARGGSRQEATSAGGEEDAEEDYEEPAVHFAEDALLPGDDRETEEGQPEAPWTLPGGRQRLIRKDTPHYKKHFKISKLPQPEAVVALLQGMQPDGEGPVAPGGWHNGPHAPWAPRAQKEEEEEEEGSPREEEEEEEEEESRAEEEASTEEEDKEGAVASAPSVKGVSFDQANNLLIEPARIEEEELTLTILRQTGGLGISIAGGKGSTPYKGDDEGIFISRVSEEGPAARAGVRVGDKLLEVNGVALQGAEHHEAVEALRGAGTAVQMRVWRERMVEPENAVTITPLRPEDDYSPRERRGGGLRLPLLPAESPGPLRQRHVACLARSERGLGFSIAGGKGSTPYRAGDAGIFISRIAEGGAAHRAGTLQVGDRVLSINGVDVTEARHDHAVSLLTAASPTIALLLEREAGGPLPPSPPPHSSSLPTAAVAITSTTTTSITTATPGEPGLPSLAPSLLAATLEGPYPVEEVRLPRAGGPLGLSIVGGSDHSSHPFGVQEPGVFISKVLPRGLAARSGLRVGDRILAVNGQDMRDATHQEAVSALLRPCLELSLLVRRDPAPPGLRELCIQKAPGERLGISIRGGARGHAGNPRDPTDEGIFISKVSPTGAAGRDGRLRVGLRLLEVNQQSLLGLTHGEAVQLLRGVGDTLTVLVCDGFDAGSSAALEVSPGVIANPFAAGISHRNSLESISSIDRELSPEGPGKEKEPPGQTLHWGPEATEATGRGLQPLKLDYRALAAVPSAGGVQRVPSGAAGAKMAEAPCSPSGQQPPSPPSPDELPVNVKQAYRAFAAVPTSHPPEDALAQPPTPGPAASPEQLSFRERQKYFELEVRVPQAEGPPKRVSLVGADDLRKMQEEEARKLQQKRAQMLRDVAEAGAEAGLALDGEALGEEEQEDEEPPWAGPSPSSRQSPASPPPLGSGAPVRTAKAERRHQERLRVQSPEPPVPERALSPAERRALEAEKRALWRAARMKSLEQDALRAQMVLSRSQEGRGMRGPLERLAEAPSPAPTPSPTPLEDLGPQTSTSPGRLPLSGKKFDYRAFAALPSSRPVYDIQSPDFAEELRSLEPSPSPGPQEEDGEVALVLLGRPAPGAVGPEDVALCSSRRPVRPGRRGLGPVPS; encoded by the exons ATGCTCAAGTGCATCCCGCTGTGGCGCTGCAACCGGCACGTGGAGTCGGTGGACAAGCGGCACTGCTCGCTGCAGGCCGTACCCGAGGAGATCTACCGCTACAGCCGCAGCCTGGAGGAGCTGCTGCTCGACGCCAATCAGCTGCGCGAGCTGCCCAAG CCCTTTTTCCGGCTGCTGAACTTGCGCAAGCTGGGCCTGAGCGACAACGAGATCCAGCGGTTACCTCCCGAGGTGGCCAACTTCATGCAGCTGGTGGAGCTGGACGTGTCCCGGAATG ATATCCCTGAGATCCCAGAGAGCATCAAGTTCTGCAAGGCTCTGGAGATCGCGGACTTCAGCGGGAACCCCCTTTCCAG GCTCCCCGATGGCTTCACTCAGCTGCGCAGCCTGGCTCACCTGGCCTTGAATGATGTGTCCTTGCAGGCACTGCCCGGGGACGTGGGCAA CCTCGCCAACCTGGTGACCCTGGAGCTCCGGGAGAACCTGCTCAAGTCCCTGCCAGC GTCCCTGTCTTTTCTGGTCAAGCTGGAACAGCTGGATCTGGGAGGCAACGACCTGGAAGTGCTG CCGGACACTCTGGGGGCTCTGCCTAATCTTCGGGAGCTGTGGCTTGACCGGAACCAGTTGTCAGCACTGCCCCCG GAGCTTGGGAACCTGCGGCGTCTGGTGTGCCTGGACGTGTCGGAAAACCGGCTGGAGGAGCTGCCTGCTGAGCTCGGCGGGCTGGTGCTGCTCACTGACCTGCTGCTGTCCCAGAACCTGCTGCGGCGGCTGCCCGACGGCATCG GTCAGCTGAAGCAGCTGTCCATCCTAAAGGTAGACCAGAACCGGCTGTGTGAGGTGACCGAGGCCATCGGGGACTGTGAGAACCTCTCAGAGCTGATCCTCACGGAGAACCTGCTGATG GCCCTGCCGCGCTCCCTGGGAAAGCTGACGAAGCTGACCAACCTCAACGTGGACCGGAACCACCTGGAGACACTGCCGCCCGAGATCGGGGGCTGCGTGGCACTCAGCGTCCTCTCCTTGAGGGACAACCGCCTGGCCGTCCTGCCGCCGGAGCTGGCCCACACGGCCGAGCTGCACGTGCTGGACGTGGCAGGGAACCG GCTGCAGAGTCTGCCGTTCGCGctcacccacctcaacctcaagGCCCTGTGGCTGGCGGAGAACCAGGCGCAGCCCATGCTGCGGTTCCAGACGGAGGATGACGCCCGGACTGGCGAGAAGGTGCTCACCTGCTACTTGCTGCCCCAGCAGCCTCCATCCAGCCTCG AGGATGCTGGGCAGCAGGGGAGCCTCTCGGAGAGCTGGAGTGACGCCCCCCCGAGCCGCGTCAGCGTCATCCAGTTCCTGGAGGCCCCCACAGGTGATGAGGATGCTGAGGAAGCTGCAGCCGAGAAGCGG GGCCTGCAGCGCCGGGCCACACCTCACCCCAGCGAGCTCAAGGTGATGAAGAGGAGCATCGAGGGGCGGCGGAGCGAGGCCTGCCCTTGCCAGCCAGACCCTGGGTCGCCCTTGTCTGCGGAGGAG GAGAAGCGGCTGAGTGCCGAGTCTGGCCTGAGTGAAGACTCTCGCCCGTCTGCCAGCACAGTCTCTGAGGCTGAGCCCGAGGGCCCATCGGCTGAGGCACGGGGTGGAAGCCGGCAGGAGGCCACGAGTGCTGGTGGGGAGGAAGACGCCGAAGAGGACTATGAGGAG CCTGCAGTGCATTTTGCGGAGGACGCACTGTTGCCCGGGGATGACCGGGAGACCGAGGAGGGGCAGCCTGAGGCCCCCTGGACCCTGCCGGGCGGGAGGCAGCGGCTCATCCGCAAGGACACGCCTCACTACAAAAAGCACTTCAAGATCTCCAAGCTGCCCCAGCCGGAGGCCGTTGTGGCCCTGCTGCAGGGCATGCAGCCCGATGGGGAGGGCCCTGTGGCTCCCGGGGGCTGGCACAATGGCCCCCACGCACCCTGGGCTCCTCGGgcccagaaggaggaggaggaggaggaagaaggtagtcctcgggaggaggaggaggaggaggaggaggaggaaagcagGGCTGAAGAGGAGGCCAGCACTGAGGAGGAGGACAAGGAGGGGGCCGTGGCTTCTGCGCCCTCTGTCAAG GGGGTGTCGTTTGACCAGGCCAATAACCTGCTGATAGAGCCTGCTCGCATTGAGGAGGAAGAG CTGACCCTCACCATCCTGCGGCAGACTGGGGGCCTGGGCATCAGCATTGCGGGCGGCAAGGGCTCCACACCCTATAAGGGGGACGACGAG GGCATATTCATCTCTCGGGTGTCCGAGGAAGGCCCTGCGGCCCGGGCTGGAGTCCGCGTGGGTGACAAGCTCTTGGAG GTGAATGGCGTGGCTCTGCAGGGCGCCGAGCACCATGAGGCCGTGGAGGCGCTCAGGGGGGCAGGCACTGCCGTGCAGATGCGAGTGTGGCGGGAGCGCATGGTGGAGCCTGAGAACGCGGTCACCATCACACCTCTGCGACCTGAGGACGACTACAGCCCCCGGGAGCGGCGGGGAGGGGGGCTGCGCCTGCCCCTGCTCCCAGCCGAGAGCCCTGGGCCCCTCCGTCAGCGCCACGTGGCCTGCCTGGCACGCAGTGAGAGGGGGCTGGGCTTCAGCATTGCTGGCGGGAAAGGCTCCACGCCATACCGGGCTGGTGATGCG GGCATCTTCATCTCCCGCATTGCCGAGGGCGGTGCTGCTCACCGTGCGGGTACACTGCAGGTTGGCGACCGTGTCCTCTCT ATTAATGGAGTGGACGTGACTGAGGCCAGGCATGACCACGCCGTCTCCCTGCTGACTGCTGCCTCCCCCACCATCGCCTTGCTGTTGGAGCGGGAGGCTGGGGGCCCTCTTCCTCCCAGTCCTCCGCCACATTCCTCCTCACTCCCCACCGCTGCTGTTGCcatcaccagcaccaccaccaccagcataACCACTGCCACCCCCGGGGAGCCTGGGTTGCCGAGCCTGGCCCCCAGCCTGCTGGCCGCCACCTTGGAAGGGCCATACCCAGTGGAG GAGGTCCGTCTGCCAAGAGCTGGGGGCCCTCTGGGGCTTAGCATTGTCGGAGGCTCCGACCATTCCAGCCACCCGTTTGGTGTCCAGGAGCCTGGTGTATTCATCTCCAAG GTGCTCCCGCGGGGCCTGGCCGCTCGCAGCGGCCTAAGAGTTGGGGACCGCATCCTGGCAGTGAACGGGCAAGACATGCGGGACGCCACGCACCAAGAAGCAGTCAGCGCCCTGCTCCGGCCCTGCCTGGAGCTGTCGCTGCTGGTGCGGAGGGACCCGGCGCCCCCGGGCCTACGGGAGCTGTGCATCCAGAAGGCGCCCGGGGAGAGGCTGGGCATCAGCATCCGCGGGGGTGCCAGGGGCCACGCCGGCAACCCCCGCGACCCCACAGACGAGGGCATCTTCATCTCCAAg GTGAGCCCCACAGGGGCGGCCGGGCGCGACGGTCGGCTGCGTGTGGGTTTGCGGCTGCTGGAGGTGAACCAGCAGAGCCTGCTGGGCCTGACGCACGGTGAGGCTGTGCAGCTGCTGCGTGGTGTGGGCGACACGCTCACCGTGCTGGTCTGCGACGGCTTCGACGCCGGCTCCTCGGCAGCCCTGGAG GTGTCCCCAGGTGTCATTGCCAACCCCTTTGCGGCGGGCATCAGCCACCGGAACAGCCTGGAGAGCATCTCTTCCATCGACCGGGAGCTGAGCCCCGAGGGCCCAGGCAAG GAGAAGGAGCCGCCTGGACAGACCCTGCACTGGGGGCCCGAGGCCACAGAAGCCACG GGTCGGGGTCTGCAGCCCCTGAAGCTGGACTACCGTGCCCTGGCTGCCGTGCCCAGCGCTGGTGGCGTGCAGAGG GTACCGTCTGGAGCAGCTGGAGCGAAGATGGCCGAAGCCCCCTGCTCCCCTAGTGGCCAGCAG CCGCCTTCCCCGCCTTCCCCGGATGAGCTGCCCGTCAATGTGAAGCAGGCCTACAGGGCCTTCGCGGCCGTGCCCACTTCTCACCCTCCTGAGGACGCCCTCGCCCAG CCCCCCACGCCTGGACCTGCAGCCTCCCCGGAGCAACTGTCCTTCCGCGAGCGGCAGAAGTACTTCGAGCTGGAGGTGCGCGTGCCCCAAGCTGAGGGCCCTCCTAAGCGTGTGTCCCTGGTGGGTGCTGACGACCTGCGGAAGATGCaggaggaggaag CCAGAAAACTACAGCAGAAGAGAGCGCAGATGCTGCGGGACGTGGCAGAGGCTGGGGCCGAAGCGGGGCTCGCCCTGGACGGGGAGGCGCTGGgcgaggaggagcaggaggatgAGGAGCCACCTTGGGCCGGCCCGAGCCCCTCCTCAAG GCAGAGCCCCGCGTCCCCCCCACCCCTGGGAAGCGGCGCCCCGGTGCGGACGGCCAAGGCTGAGCGTCGCCACCAAGAACGGCTGCGTGTGCAGAGTCCGGAGCCACCAGTGCCCGAGCGCGCCCTGTCCCCTGCCGAACGCCGGgccctggaggctgagaagcGTGCACTGTGGAGGGCAGCCAG GATGAAGTCACTGGAACAGGACGCTCTCCGAGCACAGATGGTCCTCAGCAGGTCCCAGGAGGGCCGGGGCATGCGGGGGCCCCTGGAGCGACTGGCGGAGGCCCCTTCCCCTGCGCCCACCCCGTCGCCCACCCCTTTGGAAG ACCTTGGCCCCCAGACCAGCACCTCCCCGGGACGCCTG CCCTTGTCTGGAAAGAAGTTTGACTACAGGGCCTTTGCAGCCCTGCCTTCTTCCAGACCTGTCTATGACATCCAG TCGCCGGACTTTGCTGAGGAGTTGAGGTCCCTGGAACCATCTCCCAGCCCTG GCCCACAGGAGGAGGATGGAGAAGTGGCTCTGGTGCTTCTGGGCAGGCCCGCTCCTGGCGCCGTGGGCCCTGAAGATGTGGCGCTTTGCAGCAGCCGTCGCCCTGTAAGGCCTGGGCGCCGTGGCCTGGGCCCTGTGCCCTCCTAG